The following are encoded together in the Weissella soli genome:
- a CDS encoding sensor domain-containing diguanylate cyclase, protein MLKTNLTTKKYRNKLLMYSYVQGIGLIMLASILIYMQYFHGIWTNISYVLSVSIIIFLFLGVKRFFSLFNKYENQNALYQDSFEILVNVSVYIVDLEFNYLYMNKSNIEFMDNYYKIQPKVGENVSKYLTPLHMEVFKENVNAAISLGFKTSEDILKTDGQDIYLYTTYSPVKNSRGEIYAICCVTTDITGSVQEKEKFTELIYQDPLTNIFNRRKVFDYYKLVQQDNQKIWVLIFDLDNFKSSNDTFGHVTGDQVLVDFSNLLKSTFPSSAIIARWGGDEFLVLVPNITYGSLRVIETTIQNSITYLDELGVSVSIGEAFAEDTINNNLDYYIDAADLKMYERKRLQKGDYIRNSKVRHQ, encoded by the coding sequence ATGCTAAAAACAAATTTAACGACAAAAAAATATCGTAATAAATTGCTAATGTATAGCTATGTTCAAGGTATCGGTTTGATCATGCTTGCTAGTATTTTAATTTATATGCAGTATTTTCACGGTATCTGGACTAATATAAGCTATGTCCTATCGGTGAGCATAATTATATTCCTGTTTTTGGGCGTTAAAAGATTTTTTTCGCTTTTTAATAAATATGAAAATCAAAATGCATTATATCAAGATAGTTTTGAAATTTTAGTAAACGTTAGCGTTTATATCGTCGATTTAGAATTTAATTACTTATACATGAATAAATCAAACATTGAATTCATGGATAACTACTATAAAATACAACCTAAAGTAGGAGAAAATGTATCAAAATATCTGACACCACTTCATATGGAAGTGTTTAAAGAAAATGTTAATGCTGCAATTTCATTGGGTTTTAAAACCTCCGAGGATATTCTGAAAACTGACGGTCAGGATATATATTTGTACACTACCTATTCCCCAGTAAAAAATAGCCGAGGCGAAATATACGCAATCTGTTGTGTAACAACAGATATTACTGGTTCAGTTCAAGAAAAAGAAAAATTCACTGAATTAATCTATCAAGATCCCTTAACAAATATATTTAATCGTCGTAAAGTTTTTGATTACTACAAACTGGTTCAACAAGACAATCAAAAAATCTGGGTTTTGATTTTTGATTTGGATAATTTTAAGAGTTCAAATGACACTTTCGGACATGTTACAGGAGACCAGGTGTTGGTGGATTTCAGTAATCTGCTGAAGTCTACGTTTCCCTCATCAGCGATTATTGCGCGTTGGGGTGGAGATGAGTTTTTAGTGTTGGTTCCAAATATAACATATGGAAGTCTACGTGTGATTGAGACAACCATTCAAAATAGTATAACTTATCTTGACGAATTAGGTGTTTCAGTGTCAATCGGGGAAGCATTTGCCGAAGATACTATCAACAACAATTTAGATTATTATATTGATGCCGCTGATCTAAAAATGTATGAACGAAAGAGGCTCCAAAAAGGAGATTATATAAGAAATTCAAAGGTGAGACATCAATGA
- a CDS encoding GH25 family lysozyme, with translation MAKFGTDLSSHNASYQDIINDNEFAIVKVTQGIHYTNPLAAAQSAHAEKLKKKVGYYHFMEAGVDAISQAKYFLAQVGADATKDGYLLALDYEADGEKATGQTFTGNEPKVFMDYVYSQTGKRMVFYTMGSWAGGAGRFNWSDIDGTYGLWLAAYPYGDARAWQEAQTDWAVEKYGGYWGKNVFMHQYTSAPYDRNVLLGDWHKYAKQVKPAITNINTAVKTITTIKEEGQVFESVSGAYYKQGDKVKVKGTKTSYGNPVTEKVKQATGTVVAIGARPDKQAGYMYLVHFVNAKTGYDTLWHFNGGDLKRV, from the coding sequence ATGGCTAAATTTGGGACCGATCTCAGCTCACATAATGCGAGCTATCAAGATATTATTAATGATAATGAATTTGCGATCGTTAAAGTGACGCAAGGTATTCATTACACGAACCCGTTGGCAGCTGCACAAAGTGCGCATGCTGAAAAATTAAAAAAGAAGGTAGGTTACTATCATTTCATGGAGGCGGGTGTTGATGCCATTTCACAAGCTAAATATTTCTTGGCGCAAGTGGGAGCCGACGCCACAAAGGATGGTTACCTGTTAGCCTTAGACTATGAAGCTGACGGCGAAAAAGCCACTGGCCAGACCTTCACTGGTAACGAACCAAAGGTGTTCATGGACTATGTCTACTCGCAAACGGGTAAACGCATGGTGTTTTACACGATGGGATCCTGGGCTGGTGGCGCAGGACGCTTTAACTGGTCTGACATTGACGGTACGTACGGACTGTGGCTAGCTGCCTATCCTTACGGAGACGCCCGGGCATGGCAAGAAGCACAAACGGACTGGGCTGTTGAGAAATATGGCGGCTATTGGGGAAAAAATGTGTTCATGCACCAATACACAAGTGCACCCTACGACCGAAATGTCCTACTGGGTGACTGGCATAAGTATGCGAAGCAGGTGAAGCCAGCGATTACGAACATTAACACGGCGGTCAAAACCATCACAACAATTAAGGAGGAAGGACAAGTGTTTGAAAGTGTATCAGGTGCTTATTATAAGCAAGGTGATAAAGTGAAGGTTAAGGGGACCAAGACTAGCTATGGTAATCCGGTCACCGAAAAGGTTAAACAAGCCACAGGAACGGTAGTAGCCATTGGTGCGCGTCCTGATAAGCAGGCCGGGTATATGTATCTCGTGCACTTCGTCAATGCTAAAACGGGCTACGATACTTTGTGGCACTTTAATGGAGGGGATTTGAAACGTGTATGA
- the guaB gene encoding IMP dehydrogenase: MNGVVEGGFANKIAMLGLTFDDVLMVPAPSDVTPNTVSTKTELTPTLTLNIPILSAAMDTVTESRLAIRLAQLGGLGVVHKNMLIEQQAAEVKRVKDAPVDLGLNPNAAVDANGRLLVAGAVGVTNDTLDRVAAMVEAGVDAIVLDSAHGHSAGVLRKVTEVREAFPELNIIAGNIATSAGAAALYDAGADVVKVGIGPGSICTTRVVAGTGVPQVTAIIEAATTAAQYGKTIVADGGIKWSGDIVKAIAAGGNAVMLGSMLAGTDETPGEVLEDSTTGKKFKAYRGMGSIAAMENGSKDRYFQGEVKEVNKMVPEGIEARTEYKGTLADVVFQLIGGLRSGMGYTGSASIKDLVEKGQFIQITNAGLIESHPHDVEITVAAPNYK; this comes from the coding sequence ATGAATGGTGTAGTAGAAGGTGGATTTGCAAACAAAATTGCAATGTTAGGGTTAACATTTGATGACGTCTTAATGGTGCCAGCACCATCAGATGTCACGCCAAATACCGTTTCCACAAAGACTGAATTGACACCAACGTTGACTTTGAATATTCCAATTCTTTCAGCAGCGATGGATACAGTGACTGAATCACGTTTAGCGATTCGTTTGGCACAACTTGGTGGTTTGGGTGTCGTGCACAAGAACATGTTAATCGAACAACAAGCCGCTGAAGTGAAGCGCGTTAAGGATGCACCAGTTGATTTGGGCTTGAACCCAAACGCAGCGGTGGATGCGAATGGCCGCTTGTTGGTTGCCGGCGCGGTTGGAGTGACAAACGACACCCTTGATCGTGTCGCTGCCATGGTTGAAGCTGGGGTTGATGCGATTGTTTTGGACTCAGCCCACGGTCACTCAGCTGGTGTTTTGCGTAAGGTTACCGAAGTTCGTGAAGCCTTCCCAGAATTGAACATCATTGCTGGTAACATCGCGACCAGCGCGGGTGCGGCGGCTTTGTATGATGCCGGTGCGGACGTTGTTAAGGTTGGTATCGGACCAGGTTCAATTTGCACGACACGTGTCGTTGCGGGAACTGGTGTACCACAGGTCACTGCTATCATCGAAGCTGCAACTACTGCTGCACAATATGGTAAGACGATTGTTGCTGATGGTGGTATCAAGTGGTCAGGTGACATTGTTAAGGCCATCGCTGCTGGTGGTAATGCGGTGATGTTGGGTTCAATGTTGGCTGGTACTGATGAAACACCAGGCGAAGTCTTGGAAGATTCTACAACTGGTAAGAAGTTCAAAGCTTACCGTGGTATGGGTTCTATCGCGGCCATGGAAAACGGTTCAAAGGACCGTTACTTCCAAGGCGAAGTGAAGGAAGTCAACAAGATGGTGCCAGAAGGTATCGAAGCTCGTACTGAGTACAAAGGTACGTTGGCGGATGTTGTCTTCCAATTGATTGGTGGTTTGCGTTCAGGAATGGGCTACACTGGTTCTGCATCTATTAAGGATTTGGTTGAAAAAGGCCAATTCATACAAATTACAAATGCTGGGTTAATCGAATCACATCCACACGATGTGGAGATTACTGTGGCGGCCCCAAACTACAAGTAA
- a CDS encoding EAL domain-containing protein, protein MIKSEHFYLVFQPIVRVSDQDTFVVEEFEVLLRSIKTRKFPADTFHEILENESKYNKYICWFKSELKQKIQEYPSTKFSVNLDIDQFQFHSTFQFLKYFCQYHDQLIIEITEHTPKNNPELLFALDGILKNIKLCDYKIAIDDYTEGINTFSLYKNHRRYYDRVKITFLGYKSILHILGLVLYVSCMRLFFSKRIEIVVERIDSLRKLKIAKNLSVCLQQGFYFTTDNNIRLSGKGDHHYKPNP, encoded by the coding sequence ATGATAAAATCAGAACATTTTTATTTGGTTTTCCAACCAATAGTCAGAGTTAGTGATCAAGATACGTTTGTAGTTGAAGAATTTGAAGTCTTGTTAAGATCAATTAAAACGCGAAAATTTCCGGCTGATACCTTTCATGAAATACTTGAAAACGAAAGTAAATATAACAAGTATATTTGTTGGTTTAAATCAGAGCTGAAACAGAAAATACAAGAGTATCCGAGTACTAAATTTTCTGTTAATCTGGATATTGACCAATTTCAATTCCACTCAACATTTCAATTTCTAAAGTATTTTTGTCAGTATCATGATCAATTGATCATTGAGATAACAGAACATACGCCAAAGAATAATCCAGAGCTTTTATTCGCTTTGGATGGGATATTAAAAAATATTAAGCTTTGTGATTACAAAATCGCAATCGATGATTATACTGAAGGCATAAATACTTTTTCATTATACAAAAATCATCGAAGATATTATGACCGTGTTAAAATCACATTTTTAGGATATAAATCTATTCTTCACATTTTAGGATTGGTCCTCTATGTTAGCTGTATGCGACTGTTCTTTTCCAAAAGAATTGAGATTGTCGTTGAAAGAATAGACTCGTTGCGCAAATTAAAAATTGCTAAAAATTTATCTGTTTGTCTCCAACAAGGGTTTTACTTTACAACAGATAACAATATCCGTTTAAGTGGTAAGGGCGATCATCATTACAAGCCTAATCCATAA
- the ade gene encoding adenine deaminase, which yields MTKLVDKHLINGKFLNVFTSVFEETELWIDGDKIVRRGHSDALTASETVDLAGQYVTPGLIDAHVHVESSLLAPSEFSRLLLSRGVTRVFADPHEIASVAGISGLQYMIDEARQSALHFHFMLPSSVPATPFEHAGAVLHAQHLKPFYEYPEVHGLAEVMDFPAVANGDADMMAKIHDAQAAGRHVDGHGAGLTREQLAIYRAVGIDTDHESDSAEAALERLDAGMAIFIREGTVERDEVAILPIVTALNQQYFSFATDDKTAVDIQKEGSIDFNVNLAVAQGLPMTLALKLASYNAAQAHHLQNVGALTDGYAADLAIFDDLNHFTAKRVLVGGEWVDDDPKANVVLPLANQALNFEMSLADFTVPMTQTRAHVIEIVPHHITTHHLVMDVPVEDGQFVANEEFAKIAVVERYHKLGHGLGIIKGFQLKQGAIAGTIAHDSHNLVVAGVDDTAMLLAVNTLKEIGGGLVVVDGQYQVTAVPLAIGGLMSDQPYEELIVQMNALQAAFNTISDAVFDPFITLSFMALPVIPSLKITDQGLFDFETFSFIDLEAK from the coding sequence ATGACAAAATTAGTAGATAAACATTTAATAAACGGTAAATTTCTGAATGTCTTTACATCAGTTTTTGAAGAAACTGAGTTATGGATAGACGGTGATAAGATTGTCCGACGGGGTCATTCGGATGCCTTGACGGCCAGCGAAACGGTTGATTTGGCGGGACAATATGTGACACCGGGCTTGATTGACGCGCATGTACATGTGGAGAGTTCCTTGTTAGCACCCTCTGAATTTAGTCGATTACTATTAAGCCGTGGCGTGACCCGCGTGTTTGCTGATCCCCACGAAATTGCGAGTGTGGCGGGGATTTCAGGGTTGCAATACATGATTGATGAAGCCCGGCAATCAGCGTTACACTTTCACTTTATGTTACCTTCTTCAGTGCCAGCCACCCCTTTTGAACACGCCGGGGCGGTGTTGCATGCCCAACATTTGAAGCCGTTTTATGAGTATCCAGAAGTGCATGGGTTAGCCGAAGTGATGGACTTCCCGGCCGTTGCCAATGGCGATGCTGACATGATGGCTAAAATCCATGATGCACAGGCTGCTGGACGGCATGTCGATGGACATGGTGCTGGCTTAACACGTGAGCAACTCGCGATTTATCGGGCAGTTGGCATTGATACGGATCACGAATCAGATAGCGCTGAAGCCGCCTTAGAACGCTTGGACGCGGGGATGGCTATCTTTATCCGTGAAGGGACAGTCGAGCGTGATGAAGTGGCAATTTTGCCAATTGTGACTGCTTTAAACCAACAATATTTCTCGTTTGCCACGGACGACAAGACGGCTGTTGATATCCAAAAAGAAGGGTCCATTGACTTTAATGTGAACTTGGCCGTTGCACAGGGACTGCCAATGACGCTCGCCTTAAAATTAGCTTCTTATAACGCAGCACAAGCACATCATCTGCAAAACGTTGGTGCGCTCACGGATGGCTATGCCGCCGACTTGGCGATTTTTGATGACTTAAATCATTTCACTGCCAAGCGCGTATTAGTTGGTGGTGAATGGGTAGATGATGACCCTAAAGCGAATGTTGTTTTGCCGTTGGCTAATCAAGCGCTTAATTTTGAAATGTCATTGGCCGATTTTACGGTACCGATGACGCAAACACGTGCACATGTCATCGAGATTGTGCCTCATCATATCACAACGCACCATTTGGTGATGGATGTACCAGTGGAGGATGGGCAATTCGTCGCGAATGAGGAGTTTGCTAAGATTGCGGTGGTGGAACGTTATCATAAATTGGGACATGGCTTGGGCATCATTAAAGGCTTCCAACTGAAACAGGGGGCGATTGCAGGGACAATTGCGCATGATTCCCATAATTTGGTGGTGGCAGGTGTTGATGATACAGCGATGTTACTCGCGGTCAATACGTTAAAGGAAATCGGTGGTGGGTTAGTGGTGGTTGACGGTCAATACCAAGTCACGGCGGTGCCATTAGCGATTGGGGGCTTAATGTCTGATCAGCCATATGAAGAACTAATTGTGCAAATGAATGCACTTCAGGCTGCGTTCAATACGATTAGTGATGCTGTATTTGATCCATTTATCACCTTATCATTCATGGCCTTACCAGTGATTCCGAGTTTAAAAATCACGGACCAAGGATTATTTGATTTTGAAACATTTAGTTTTATTGATCTTGAAGCCAAGTGA
- a CDS encoding YebC/PmpR family DNA-binding transcriptional regulator, with protein sequence MSGHSKWQNIQGRKNAQDAKRGKIFQKISRDLYTVAKAGGVDPDGNAALRLVMDKAKAANMPKENVQRALDKAAGVGGAAYQELTYEGYGPAGIAVLVEVLTDNTNRTASAIRSAFKRSGGELGTSGSVAFQFDRKGYIEIPRGEEEPELDEDNVMMDALEAGADDVKAFDDQFEILIDDPKSFETVRDALEAKGYHLQNDEVTMVAQNPMAVPADKEEVLAHLVEELEDNEDVSAVFTTAE encoded by the coding sequence ATGTCAGGACACAGTAAGTGGCAGAACATTCAAGGACGTAAGAACGCCCAAGATGCTAAACGTGGTAAGATCTTCCAAAAGATTTCGCGTGATTTGTATACAGTTGCAAAGGCAGGTGGTGTTGACCCTGATGGTAACGCAGCATTGCGTTTGGTGATGGATAAAGCCAAGGCTGCTAACATGCCCAAGGAGAACGTGCAGCGTGCTTTGGACAAAGCTGCGGGTGTGGGTGGGGCAGCCTACCAAGAATTAACTTATGAAGGTTATGGACCAGCTGGAATTGCGGTATTGGTTGAAGTTTTGACTGATAACACCAATCGGACTGCTTCAGCGATTCGTTCAGCGTTTAAGCGCTCTGGTGGTGAATTAGGTACTTCTGGTTCAGTGGCGTTCCAATTCGATCGTAAGGGTTATATTGAGATCCCACGTGGTGAAGAAGAGCCCGAGTTGGACGAAGACAACGTGATGATGGATGCTTTGGAAGCGGGTGCCGATGATGTGAAAGCCTTTGACGATCAATTTGAAATTCTCATTGATGACCCAAAGTCATTTGAAACAGTTCGCGATGCTTTGGAAGCCAAAGGGTACCATTTGCAAAATGATGAAGTAACCATGGTTGCCCAAAATCCGATGGCCGTTCCAGCGGACAAGGAAGAAGTGCTCGCACATTTAGTTGAAGAACTAGAAGACAATGAAGATGTTTCGGCCGTCTTCACAACAGCTGAATAA
- a CDS encoding NUDIX hydrolase: MSVEKFEFWDVYDVNRNNNGKTIVRGENINTGDFHIVASLLIMNSNGELLIQQRQSFKADWPNFWDFTAAGSAVVGESSQEAISRELSEELGLLISFEDTRPYLTINFEGGFDDFYIHYQDVDLDSLTLQAEEVRAVKWVSLSELKEMIQGKIFVPYYHGLIDLLFSFEGHYGAYIK; the protein is encoded by the coding sequence ATGTCAGTTGAAAAATTTGAATTTTGGGATGTTTACGACGTTAATCGAAACAATAACGGGAAAACGATAGTTAGGGGGGAGAACATTAATACAGGTGATTTTCATATTGTTGCATCGTTACTGATAATGAACTCAAACGGTGAATTATTAATACAACAAAGACAGTCCTTTAAAGCTGACTGGCCGAATTTTTGGGATTTCACCGCTGCTGGCTCCGCTGTCGTTGGTGAATCAAGTCAAGAAGCTATATCACGCGAGTTATCAGAAGAGCTTGGCTTATTGATATCTTTCGAAGATACTCGTCCTTATTTGACTATTAATTTTGAGGGTGGATTCGATGATTTTTATATTCATTATCAAGATGTTGATTTAGATAGTTTGACGTTGCAAGCCGAAGAAGTGAGAGCAGTTAAGTGGGTTAGCCTTAGTGAACTAAAAGAGATGATACAAGGTAAGATCTTTGTCCCTTACTATCATGGGTTAATTGACTTACTCTTTTCATTTGAAGGACATTATGGCGCTTATATAAAATAG
- a CDS encoding VOC family protein: protein MANTIRGMHHLTTITSSAPKIFEFWTETLGLHFIKKTVNQDDVRTYHLYFTDDMGTAGTILTFFDFPGIQKAIHGTDEITRTAFRIPSDASFDFWIKWFDDHDVKHADAIHEEFGAKYLNFEDFDGQLYALMSNEGNPGNWATGEPYRNSVIPAEHQIVGFGPQLLTINNENALDLIFKNVLGAKEVAREGDDVLYEFDNGGYGSQVHTHLTRLIPRGLQGFGNSHHMAFTVDDEDALNYWINRLRQLGFQDSGFVERYYFKSEYFRPTPGILLELATNGPGFLQDETYEEAGHHLELPPFLEPQREAIQANLVAFNSGTESGSSEF from the coding sequence ATGGCAAACACTATTCGTGGGATGCACCACTTGACGACAATTACCTCGAGTGCACCCAAGATTTTCGAATTTTGGACTGAGACTTTAGGATTACACTTCATCAAAAAGACAGTTAATCAAGATGATGTTCGTACGTATCATTTGTACTTTACCGATGATATGGGGACAGCCGGCACGATTTTGACGTTCTTTGATTTTCCTGGTATTCAAAAGGCAATTCACGGGACTGACGAAATCACGCGGACGGCGTTCCGTATTCCAAGTGATGCTTCATTTGATTTTTGGATTAAGTGGTTTGACGATCATGATGTTAAGCATGCTGACGCGATCCATGAAGAGTTTGGGGCCAAGTACCTTAACTTTGAGGATTTTGATGGTCAGTTATATGCCTTGATGTCAAATGAAGGTAACCCAGGTAACTGGGCGACGGGTGAGCCTTATCGTAACTCGGTTATTCCGGCGGAACATCAAATCGTGGGCTTTGGACCACAATTGCTCACCATTAACAACGAAAATGCGCTTGATTTGATTTTTAAGAATGTTTTGGGTGCTAAGGAAGTCGCTCGTGAAGGCGATGATGTCCTTTATGAATTCGACAATGGTGGTTATGGGTCACAGGTACACACGCATTTGACGCGTTTGATTCCGCGTGGGTTGCAAGGTTTTGGAAATTCACATCACATGGCCTTTACGGTTGATGATGAGGATGCTTTGAACTACTGGATCAACCGGTTGCGTCAATTAGGCTTCCAAGACTCAGGATTTGTCGAACGCTATTACTTTAAGTCTGAATACTTCCGCCCAACGCCAGGTATCTTGTTAGAGCTTGCCACCAATGGACCAGGATTCTTGCAAGATGAGACGTATGAAGAAGCAGGTCATCACTTGGAGTTGCCACCATTCTTGGAACCACAACGTGAAGCAATCCAAGCAAATTTGGTTGCTTTTAATTCTGGTACTGAATCTGGTAGCTCAGAATTCTAA
- a CDS encoding alpha/beta hydrolase: MVKTNENIRHAYVSGDPDKVPFLLLHGTGGDEKDMLELGEFLGSDNPMLSIRGRVNENGLNRYFERFEDGTFNIDSLHEESEWLVGAIRDLALRYDFDPSEFVVVGYSNGANVAVQMLMRHPEISFRAAVLLHPMLIEPTDIVVNLEDTKIFMTYGEFDPLVSQEAFANLKDTLRKGNPALSVFRYQASHAINQVEMQAAKLWLYGNGFVAAETEEHHHH, from the coding sequence ATGGTCAAAACGAATGAAAATATCCGGCATGCATATGTATCAGGCGATCCAGACAAGGTGCCGTTTTTATTACTGCATGGCACGGGTGGTGATGAAAAGGATATGTTGGAGCTGGGTGAGTTTTTAGGCAGTGATAATCCGATGCTTTCAATCCGGGGTCGGGTGAATGAAAATGGCTTAAATCGTTATTTTGAACGATTCGAAGATGGTACATTTAACATCGATTCACTACATGAAGAAAGTGAATGGTTAGTTGGAGCGATTCGTGACTTAGCTCTCCGCTATGATTTTGATCCTAGTGAATTCGTGGTCGTCGGATATTCAAATGGGGCCAATGTTGCTGTGCAAATGTTGATGCGTCATCCAGAAATTTCATTTCGCGCGGCCGTCTTGTTGCACCCAATGTTAATTGAACCAACAGATATTGTCGTTAATTTAGAGGATACTAAAATTTTCATGACGTATGGTGAATTTGATCCATTAGTTTCACAAGAAGCTTTTGCAAACTTGAAAGACACCTTACGCAAGGGTAACCCAGCACTATCTGTTTTTCGTTATCAAGCATCACATGCGATTAATCAAGTGGAGATGCAGGCCGCTAAATTATGGCTGTATGGTAACGGTTTTGTGGCGGCAGAAACGGAAGAGCATCACCATCATTAA
- a CDS encoding GlsB/YeaQ/YmgE family stress response membrane protein → MIWSLIVGAIIGAVAGAITNRGAAMGWIANIVAGLVGSALGQWLLGTWGPSLAGMALFPSIIGAVIVVLIVSYVMGISARK, encoded by the coding sequence ATGATTTGGTCATTAATTGTTGGAGCTATTATTGGTGCTGTCGCTGGTGCTATTACCAATCGTGGGGCTGCCATGGGATGGATCGCTAATATCGTTGCTGGTTTGGTTGGTTCTGCATTGGGACAATGGTTACTTGGTACATGGGGCCCTAGCTTAGCAGGCATGGCACTTTTCCCATCAATCATTGGAGCTGTTATTGTCGTATTAATCGTGTCATATGTGATGGGTATTAGTGCACGAAAATAA